The sequence CGAGGTCTACGAGGCGCACACCGTGCGGGAGCCGTGGCAGTCCGGCGACCTTCTCCTGGTGGACAACATCGCCTGCTCGCACGGTCGTGAGCCGTACAGCGGAGACCGCGAGGTCCTCGCCGCGCTCGCCGACCCGATCCACGTCTCGGACTGTGCCCCGACCGTCGAGGTGACCCTGTGACCACGCTGCTGCCCCGCAACTCCGCCGAGAACAACACCTCGGCCCCGTCCCCGACCTTTGCCGTCGTCTCCGGCGGCCAGGTGGCCGACGTGCTGCACGGCCGCGAGCGCGAGACGATCGCGCTCGTCGAGGAGACCTACCGCGTGCACGGCGCGGGCGACTCGGTGAACCCGCCGTCGTACTTCCTGAAGTTCCCGGACCGGCCGACCTCGCGGATCATCGCGCTGCCGGCTTCCATCGGCGGCTCGATCGGCGTCGACGGCATGAAGTGGATCTCCAGCTTCCCGGAGAACGTGGCCGCGGGCATCCCGCGGGCCTCGGCGGTCCTGATCCTCAACGACCCGGCCACCGGCTATCCGTTCGCGTGCCTGGAGTCCTCGATCATCTCCGCGGTGCGCACGGCGGCCTCGGCAGCCGCCGGCGCCGACCACCTGAGCCGGGGTCGCACCCGGCCGCGGAGCGTCGGCTTCATCGGCACCGGGCTGATCGCCCGCTACATCCACACCTACCTGCGCGCCGGTGGGTGGGAGTTCGACGAGGTCGGCGTCTTCGACCTCT comes from Sporichthyaceae bacterium and encodes:
- the sbnB gene encoding 2,3-diaminopropionate biosynthesis protein SbnB, whose product is MTTLLPRNSAENNTSAPSPTFAVVSGGQVADVLHGRERETIALVEETYRVHGAGDSVNPPSYFLKFPDRPTSRIIALPASIGGSIGVDGMKWISSFPENVAAGIPRASAVLILNDPATGYPFACLESSIISAVRTAASAAAGADHLSRGRTRPRSVGFIGTGLIARYIHTYLRAGGWEFDEVGVFDLSADSARGFSGYLESCDRPGNVKIHDSAESLIKSSDLIVFATIAGKPHVHDPAWFAHNPLVLHVSLRDLDPQILLGSTNVVDDVEHCLKADTSPHLVEQLTGNRDFLAGTLAEVMAGQVTIPADRPVIFSPFGLGVLDLAVGKFVYDEIVRRGGLHVVEDFFHEMKRH